Proteins encoded together in one Phyllostomus discolor isolate MPI-MPIP mPhyDis1 chromosome 6, mPhyDis1.pri.v3, whole genome shotgun sequence window:
- the ST3GAL5 gene encoding lactosylceramide alpha-2,3-sialyltransferase isoform X2: MVHPSSKQDEKTELVVKRCFERAQKYAQQVLQKECRPKFAKKSMARLFGHRYSVDLPPFVKKTPDVNEAEYKYDPPFGFRKFSSKVQDLLAVLPEHDVPEHLKARSCRRCVVVGSGGILHGLELGHALNQFDIVIRLNSAPVEGYSEHVGNKTTIRMTYPEGAPLSDFEYYSNDLFVAVLFKSVDFNWLQAMVKNETLPFWVRLFFWKQVAEKIPLQPKNFRILNPVIIKETAFDILQYSEPQSRFWGRDKNVPTIGVIAVVLATHLCDEVSLAGFGYDLSQPRTPLHYFDNLCMAAMNFQTMHNVTTETRLLLRLVKEGVVKDLSGGVLCEF; encoded by the exons agagctcagaaatacgCTCAGCAAGTCTTGCAAAAGGAATGCCGACCCAAGTTCGCCAAGAAGTCCATGGCGCGGTTATTCGGGCACAGGTACAGCGTGGACTTGCCGCCTTTCGTGAAGAAAACCCCCGACGTGAACGAGGCCGAGTACAAGTACGACCCTCCTTTTGGGTTCCGGAAGTTCTCCAGTAAAGTCCAGGACCTCTTGGCAGTGCTGCCTGAGCACGACGTCCCCGAACACTTGAAAGCGAGGAGTTGCAGGCGCTGTGTGGTTGTCGGAAGCGGCGGAATACTCCACGGATTAGAGCTGGGCCATGCCCTCAACCAGTTCGACATCGTGATAAG gttAAACAGTGCACCAGTCGAGGGATATTCAGAGCATGTTGGAAATAAAACTACTATAAGGATGACTTACCCGGAAGGCGCCCCCCTGTCTGACTTTGAGTATTATTCCAATGActtgtttgttgctgttttatttaaGAGTGTTGACTTCAACTGGCTTCAAGCAATGGTAAAAAACGAAACCCTG cCATTTTGGGTACGACTCTTCTTTTGGAAGCAGGTAGCAGAAAAAATCCCATTACAGCCAAAAAATTTCAGGATTTTGAATCCAGTTATTATTAAAGAGACTGCGTTTGACATCCTTCAATATTCAGAGCCTCAGTCAAGGTTCTGGGGCCGAGATAAG aacgTGCCCACGATTGGTGTCATTGCTGTTGTCTTAGCCACACATCTGTGTGATGAAGTCAGTTTGGCAGGCTTTGGATATGACCTCAGTCAACCCAGAACACCTTTGCATTACTTTGACAATCTCTGCATGGCTGCCATGAACTTCCAGACCATGCACAACGTGACCACGGAGACCCGGCTGCTCCTGCGGCTGGTCAAAGAGGGCGTGGTGAAGGACCTCAGCGGAGGCGTCCTCTGCGAGTTTTGA